A segment of the Elaeis guineensis isolate ETL-2024a chromosome 6, EG11, whole genome shotgun sequence genome:
tatgatctctgatgatctcaatcatgattgtcacttttaaaggatacgaagattctctctccactttctctctctactttctctctcatgactgactttctctctctaaaaaagatctatgaatcctgtatcgagtcatgcctttatcttttagaagctcatattgactctaacaagatgatctgaagttgctttgatatccgtgctgtatgtcaacctcatctgatcgtatcaaagatctttcaaatttattattaaagaaccctattgattgatcttgactttaattcgatctgtaccTCACGATTTCttaatcaagtcacttgaatctgactctcagataaaagatcctaaattgccctggtatttggatggtccgacacatccagtcaacgatcctctttccttatgatttaatcttattatatttatggaataaaatttgataatgatttgatattttaaataggattagctgattcttctaacgaagtccgaagatctaagatgaacgaggtaagtagatcctatgctccttatttatttttaaatgatcatatttttatgcaaagaattgctattgatgaaatcataatttttcataaaataaggatcggcatatgtgatatgaaaaagcatgttttattatgagcattgattttatgaatatgtcttatgaaaatagcatgattatgaagcatgaatttcattgtttttccatctatgtatatgtatgctttaagaaaaagatataaagatttcaaaggctctcagatggctatgaatgaatcccttcgggaaggtcgacatccggagctagcatccacacgaaacatggccctgccatcgggtataaagttggcacatgaattaagaactctgtcgattaagaaacatggccctgtcacaggtataatagtgaccttagcacgaatatctgtgagcaatattttgaaacatgacatgaatacatgatgaaaatgatttacgattcatgattgtgaaatatacatgatttatgcatgcatgatgagtttataacttgttttgttatatgctctatgaaatgctttattttgtattatctgttattttctaaatattgcattatcatgaaaaacttatgcttgatccggtaaggaagcggaagtctacttactgagctagtgtagctcatattctttttgttttctttttgtttgaacagagaaataaggttaggatcggcaaaaggaatccaagcttgaagatcggcatagcaagctgaaaaatttgacaacagaagtttaatttattttataatcatgaatttgtagttatttatgaatgttgagattcgggttagtacttgcttttggatttagatgctctgaacccatattggttcgattatttgatgaataatagaattgaatctttttatttgacggattttagatgattatgatgaattggcttcgtgttatcgtgggttccatccctcggtagcatggccgtgttatgtcccggatttggggcatgACAGCACTGTCCTAACTGAGCCTACGAGTGAAATCTGAATTCTCTAATAATagtaaaaacatcaacttcacctTGTTAGATGAAGTATTAGGTAAAAAGGCATCCTCTAGTAATCGCAGTACGTAGCCCCTGACATATTGTCGCACCATCTTctctgatgcatcatctccaatatgaaaatatcgataatgatcatccaaacactctatcCTTAATCGTGCATGATCAAAAAACTGTATCTCAGACTGAAATTCTAGTAATTGATAGCACATATCCTGCCACTTTGGAATGCTAAAAGTGGAATCAACTCCTGTAACTGCCTCATCTGATTCAAAATCTTGATTGTCAGAATTTATTTCAGTGCTGACCCAATGATCGTCCCCCATTTGAGTATCGTATCCCATACTTACTGCTACTTTCAGCATAGAAGAAATCATCATAGACGAAATCAACATAGGAGAAGTCACTATAGAACTTTAAATAATTGGATAATTAGGGCCAACAGTATTAGAATGCTGTTCTGCAAACATAGCCTCAACACTAATGGTTCGCACCATTGGACTTACGAAAGGTGAAGAAGGTCCAGGAGTATTATCCTCTTGGGTTAAAAGTCTATTAAAGTATCCAAACCTCGGTACCATTATTTGAGTAGTATTTTCAGTAGAGGGTacttcttttcaatatataattcaataTATTGGCATTCTGAAAATTTCTAAGAGAATGTTAGCATTTCTTAGACATCTTCATtatcatcaattggaactaagatatacttgctctaCATTAACTATCTCGATAAATTAGGAGATCTCCActttaatttgattttatatttttctttgtctatagGAATACCACTGTATAGATGGTCCAATAAtttttgacgtgataatgatgaagacagTCTAACCATTCGACTTATAAACTGACTGTACTACATGCCATCTTCGTCATTTTCTAttgtgccatcataatacaatagtagacgAACCCGAGCTTTggccatttttttaaaaaattctgacaatattaaaatcaaaatatttaatattaataattattttaataaaatggcttacataataaatacatcttattatcaactaatagataaagataggtcctattccattcaggaattacattaattctataagtaattatagtaatcaaacaatACGCAATAGGATTCGAAAGAAATTTTGGTAGCATTTTTCTTTAATTCCCTCTATATGATTGGAGATgtgtgagaagaactaaagaaaaatactgtccgaaatttctctcgaattTTTTGTGtattatttgatttctttaattacctatagaattaattgtaATTTTCAAACTGTTCAAATTGGAtagtcaattgaccaatgtatataattctcccatccatacaaaaatatataaatgtacggatgttgtagaatatgtacattaatcaagagACGGATTTACGGTTCTATAtaatgcaatatatttaaattttttaatcaaattttaaaaaaaataaattttgatcgttTTTCAATAATATAACAAACAATATTAATACATTAACAGATACATTAAATTGACGAATacattagcaaaaaaaaaataactgaAAAAGatcgaaaggagagagaaaagtaAAAGGAAGGGGTGAGGtgtgggtgggggggggggtcGGATGGGAGGGGGGCGTCGGTCAGGTAGCCGATCGggcagagggagagagaagagagggccaATGGGAGGGGGGAGGGAGCCGGCCGGGGGGGGGGTGGTGAGGGCAGGAGGTTGGGGGGGGGATGGTGTCGGATGGGGGGATGAGGGGGCCGGGGGGGGAAGAGGGAGATAGAAAAAAGGGGCGGGGGGAAGAggaggaggggagggggtggtagcTTATCGGAACGGATTGGGAAGGGGGCATCGTCGAACAAAAAGGATCAAGGAGGGGGCGTCATCGGAGAAAAAGAATCGAAAAAGAAATATtgagatttttttatatataaatatataaatattattttgaatgatatttttaaaaacgtcattcaaaatgacgtcaTTTTGCATGATTTTTTTAGAAACGTCATTCACAATGACGTAGATAGCTAACTGAACCACGTaaacatcatttgaaatgatattttatttataaaaaatattattttaaataatatttttttattttacatcacTCTGATAAATAAGTTTCCATCTTCAttaaattgatagaaaaaattttcatttatATCAGCACGGTAAGGACTTTAAGATAATGCCTTCAGTCAACAACTTTAATTACTTACCTAGATTCGCACAAGAAAAGGGAAGTAAAAACACTACCACGTGCACTGCACGTGAACGATGCTAGTTCGCTTAAAACGGAACGGAACAAAAAAATATTACCTGAAAGACGCCTTTCTTTTTATACAAACCACGATTAGGTTCATCGAACCTGGTCCTCCCCGCACCACGAAGAGGCAAGAGCTAAATTCTCTTCCACCACCGCCCCTTCGGCATCACCAAAACGCAGCAGCCAGCCAACGCCCCGCCAAAGCTTACAAAATCCATTTGACTTCAACTCCGTCCTCGCTCTTTTCCCCGTTATATATTCCACACATTTCCCTGCTTTCAAAAGGAGAACCACTCCATTAAGTGCCAACGAACTCTACCGCCGTCACCGCCTCAAATTCCCCCATTACTTCCATTTGAACTCATTTCAGCTCTCTCACACCATGGCCTTAGCCGCCGCCTCCTCTTCTTGCTTGCTCGCTAGAAACCTCTCccacttctcctcctcttcctcctccccaTCTCTCCCCTCCTCCAAACCTTCGCCGTTATCCCCTTTCTTCCCCTGCCGTCAATCACAACGCATCGTCTTTTGCTCCGCCACCGCCGCTGCCTCTCCGTCATCTCCCTTCACGGAGAAAAGCTCCGCCGAGAGATACCGAAGAGATAGCTGGGCTTACGGATCCGGCGTCCCGCTGCCGGTTTCCGCCCACCAAAACTTCAGCGATAGGGAGAATGAGATCGCGCTGCAATTGCCAGAGCTCAAGAGGTTGCTAGAGGCCCTGAGGGCCGCCCGGAGGGCGCAGGCCGCTGGCGGCCGCTGCGGGCCGGGGTGTGTGTCGTTGGTGGGGACCGGGCCGGGTGACCCGGAGCTGCTGACGCTGAAGGCGGTGCGGGCGATCGAGCAGGCCGATCTCATCCTCTATGATCGGTTGGTGTCCAATGATGTGCTGGGTTTCGTTAGGGATGATGCCAAGATGCTCTATGTCGGGAAGACGGCCGGATATCATAGCCGGACCCAGGTCGGTGAGCTCGCAAaagatcgatattttgtttttcCTCCGTTaggttgagatttttttttgggggggactTCATAGTGCACTGTTCTCAAATTTGTGTTTTTTTTGTTccctaatatattatatttaggaGGAGATTCATGAGTTGCTTCTGAGCTTCGCTGAGGCTGGTGCCAATGTGGTGAGGCTAAAAGGAGGGGATCCTCTGGTGAGTTTTCTTTAGATATCAGTGCTTCATCTGCAGTGGTTTAATTGGGGAAGGGATGGGCTACCATATTTTTTTCCTGCAAAAAGCATTCACGCCACTAAGCCAGTGTGAAGTCAAAAATGTGTCAATTCACCAAGATAAATTAGATTCTATTGCACTGAATTTGAAACGAATACAAGTAATAAGCTGCTGGGATTGGATGTACCTACAAAGAAAGTAATGGACTAGACTTGGTTGGATTTATTTATTAACTTATCGATGTGATGttgaaataaggaaaaaaaactGGATCATTGTAGTACCGTTGTCCGGTAGATATATCAGTTAGAGAAACTTGAGCCAAATGCCTTTCGACATATGTTATGCTGTATATAGAGGCACACACGTTAGGATTAAAGAAAGAAATTGTTTTGTTATAATCCTCATGGTTTCTTTTCATTaccctaattattttttaaactcAAATATCAAACTTAAGTTTGGCGAGACATTATGCTTGGCATTCTTTTGATCATTTCTCTAATCTAGAGATATTTCAATGTCTCTTCATTATAAAATGTTGTCATTTAAATATTAAGAAAAATGTTTGTGTTTTAGAAATTTCATACTTGTACGCGGTAAGTCCCCTATGTTAAGAACTTTGAACCAAAAGCATAAGGAAAATACAAACATAAATAAAGAGGGcaggatatgaaaaaaaaatgaattataatGCATGCAAGATTCAGCTATTTGCTGTCAATGTTTTCTAATGTTGGCCAATCTCAGAGGATTGTAAATACATACATCAAGTG
Coding sequences within it:
- the LOC105047195 gene encoding S-adenosyl-L-methionine-dependent uroporphyrinogen III methyltransferase, chloroplastic isoform X1, producing the protein MALAAASSSCLLARNLSHFSSSSSSPSLPSSKPSPLSPFFPCRQSQRIVFCSATAAASPSSPFTEKSSAERYRRDSWAYGSGVPLPVSAHQNFSDRENEIALQLPELKRLLEALRAARRAQAAGGRCGPGCVSLVGTGPGDPELLTLKAVRAIEQADLILYDRLVSNDVLGFVRDDAKMLYVGKTAGYHSRTQEEIHELLLSFAEAGANVVRLKGGDPLVFGRGGEEMDFLQKQGIQVKVIPGITSASGIAAELGIPLTHRGVANSVRFLTGHSRNGGMDPLYVAENAADPDSTLVVYMGLSTLPALSSKLMKHGLPVDTPAVAVERGTTPQQRMVFAELKDIVYEVKLADLVSPSLIIIGRVVALSPLWPQSSEEAVVLKTWQRSSSQIE
- the LOC105047195 gene encoding S-adenosyl-L-methionine-dependent uroporphyrinogen III methyltransferase, chloroplastic isoform X2, which codes for MALAAASSSCLLARNLSHFSSSSSSPSLPSSKPSPLSPFFPCRQSQRIVFCSATAAASPSSPFTEKSSAERYRRDSWAYGSGVPLPVSAHQNFSDRENEIALQLPELKRLLEALRAARRAQAAGGRCGPGCVSLVGTGPGDPELLTLKAVRAIEQADLILYDRLVSNDVLGFVRDDAKMLYVGKTAGYHSRTQEEIHELLLSFAEAGANVVRLKGGDPLVFGRGGEEMDFLQKQGIQVKVIPGIQLTINLKVFSMISIPYINRSPSYNAGITSASGIAAELGIPLTHRGVANSVRFLTGHSRNGGMDPLYVAENAADPDSTLVVYMGLSTLPALSSKLMKHGLPVDTPAVAVERGTTPQQRMVFAELKDIVYEVKLADLVSPSLIIIGRVVALSPLWPQSSEEAVVLKTWQRSSSQIE